The DNA segment CCTGGGGAAGATAATGTTTTAATAGAAAAAGAATTTGGTATTTAACCTACTATAGGTCGTTTATATTCTTAGCTCCCTATGTGGATAAGAATTACGTGCCGGTATTGACATCAAAAAAATGAATAATAAAATAAATAAACCATTGGAAGGGATATTGGTAATTGATTTTAGTCAATATCTTTCAGCACCTTCGGCCAGTTTGAGATTGGCGGATTTAGGTGCTTGCGTTATTAAAATAGAGCAGCCTAATACAGGAGATCGTTGTCGAAGTCTTTATTTTTCAAACTTGGTGATGAATGATGAATCGTCCATGTTTCATGCAATTAATAGAAATAAACTGAGTTATCAGGCTGATATGAAAAATCAGACGGAGAGGGAAAAGGTTTATAAGTTAATTCAACAGGCTGATGTTTTGATTCATAACTTTCGTCCCGGCGTAGTGGAACGTTTAGGTATCGATTATAATACCATTACTTCCATTCAGCCTGACATTGTGTATGCTGAGTTATCTGGTTATGGCAAAGAAGGAGTCTGGAAAGATAAACCAGGATTGGATTTATTGATACAGTCGATTTCGGGTTTGACGCAGCTCAATGGCAATGAGGGTGATGGACCTGTACCCATTGGTTTAGGGGTGGTTGATATATTGTCTGGAGCCCACCTGTGTCAGGGAATATTGGCTTGTTTATTCCGTAAAACTTCGGGAGGACAAGGAGGACGCGTCGAAGTAAGTATGTTGGAGTCGGCATTGGAATACCAATTTGAATCGGTAACCGCTTATTTTTGTGATGGAGGTGAGCCTACGGTACGTCCCAAGACAAATTCTGCGCATGCATATTTGGGCGCTCCATATGGGGTTTATCCTACTAATAATGGTTTTATTGCACTGGCTATGGGACAAATTCCGGTATTGGGAGAACTGTTGGGATGTCCGTCGTTGAAGAAGTATCCCCAGCCAGCTAGTTGGTTTACGCAACGGGATGAGATTAAGGAGATTCTGAGTGATCATCTAAAAACTAAAAATACACAAGACTGGCTGGACGTGCTTGAGCCTGCTGACATATGGTGTGCCGAAGTGATG comes from the Saccharicrinis fermentans DSM 9555 = JCM 21142 genome and includes:
- a CDS encoding CaiB/BaiF CoA transferase family protein; its protein translation is MNNKINKPLEGILVIDFSQYLSAPSASLRLADLGACVIKIEQPNTGDRCRSLYFSNLVMNDESSMFHAINRNKLSYQADMKNQTEREKVYKLIQQADVLIHNFRPGVVERLGIDYNTITSIQPDIVYAELSGYGKEGVWKDKPGLDLLIQSISGLTQLNGNEGDGPVPIGLGVVDILSGAHLCQGILACLFRKTSGGQGGRVEVSMLESALEYQFESVTAYFCDGGEPTVRPKTNSAHAYLGAPYGVYPTNNGFIALAMGQIPVLGELLGCPSLKKYPQPASWFTQRDEIKEILSDHLKTKNTQDWLDVLEPADIWCAEVMDWKTLFDTEAFKMLNMIQEVTMRDGYRFKTTRCPIQINGEWLTSECGTPKLGENTEEIKKKFSL